The following proteins are encoded in a genomic region of Streptococcus equi subsp. equi:
- the uppS gene encoding UDP pyrophosphate synthase gives MFGLKAKSKKIVLDRIPKHIGIIMDGNGRWAKKRLKPRVFGHKAGMDALQEVTIAASDLGVKVLTVYAFSTENWSRPQDEVSFIMNLPVEFFDKYVPELHKNNVKVQMIGETNRLPKDTLKALEAAIAKTRQNTGLILNFALNYGGRAEITNAVGLIAQDVLDAKLNPGDITEDLIANYLMTDHLPYLYRDPDLIIRTSGELRLSNFMPWQSAYSELYFTPVLWPDFKRAELLKAIEDYNHRHRRFGAI, from the coding sequence ATGTTTGGATTAAAAGCGAAGTCAAAAAAAATCGTTTTGGATAGGATTCCAAAGCACATTGGGATCATCATGGATGGTAATGGACGCTGGGCGAAAAAACGCTTAAAGCCGCGTGTCTTTGGACATAAGGCGGGTATGGACGCTTTGCAGGAGGTAACGATTGCAGCTTCAGATTTAGGGGTTAAGGTGTTAACAGTCTATGCCTTTTCGACAGAAAATTGGTCAAGACCACAAGATGAGGTGAGCTTCATTATGAACCTGCCTGTTGAGTTTTTTGATAAGTATGTGCCTGAGCTGCACAAAAATAATGTCAAGGTGCAGATGATCGGTGAGACCAACCGCCTACCTAAGGATACACTAAAGGCCTTGGAAGCAGCTATTGCTAAGACAAGGCAAAATACTGGCTTGATTCTAAACTTTGCTCTTAATTATGGGGGTCGCGCGGAAATCACCAATGCTGTCGGTCTCATTGCTCAAGATGTCCTAGACGCCAAGCTGAACCCTGGTGACATTACCGAGGATTTGATTGCCAACTATTTGATGACGGATCATTTGCCCTATCTCTATCGCGATCCTGACCTTATTATCAGAACGAGCGGTGAATTGCGCTTGAGTAATTTTATGCCTTGGCAATCAGCCTATAGTGAGCTTTACTTTACGCCGGTGCTGTGGCCTGATTTTAAAAGAGCTGAACTACTAAAGGCCATAGAGGATTATAACCATCGTCATCGCCGTTTCGGTGCTATTTAA
- the yajC gene encoding preprotein translocase subunit YajC: MGLPTILMFVVMIGLIWFMQRQQKKQAQERQNQLNAIEKGDEIVTIGGMFAVVDEVDLAAKRIVLDVDGVYLPFELSAIKRVVEKGSAVTSADVDTTETAVDDTAVEASDEAESAIETN; this comes from the coding sequence ATGGGCTTACCAACAATTTTAATGTTTGTTGTCATGATTGGTTTAATTTGGTTTATGCAGCGTCAGCAAAAAAAGCAGGCGCAGGAGCGCCAAAATCAGCTTAATGCGATTGAAAAAGGCGATGAGATTGTGACGATTGGTGGCATGTTTGCAGTGGTCGATGAGGTTGATTTAGCAGCAAAGCGAATTGTCTTAGATGTTGATGGTGTCTATCTGCCATTTGAGCTATCAGCGATCAAGCGCGTGGTCGAAAAAGGAAGTGCAGTGACATCAGCTGATGTGGATACGACAGAGACTGCAGTTGATGACACAGCGGTTGAGGCTTCAGACGAAGCTGAATCAGCTATTGAGACAAATTAA
- the dexB gene encoding glucan 1,6-alpha-glucosidase, whose amino-acid sequence MEKHWWHKATIYQIYPRSFMDTSGNGIGDLKGITGKLDYLQELGITAIWLSPVYQSPMDDNGYDISDYQAIAAIFGDMADMDELLDEAKQRGIKIIMDLVVNHTSDEHAWFVEARENPDSPKRDYYIWRDQPNNLMSIFSGSAWEYDDASGQYYLHIFSKKQPDLNWENAELRQSIYDMMNFWIDKGIGGFRMDVIDLIGKIPDSEITGNGPRLHEYLKEMNQASFGNHDLMTVGETWGATPEIARQYSRPENKELSMVFQFEHIGLQHKPNASKWDYAAELNVPALKEIFSKWQTELKLGEGWNSLFWNNHDLPRVVSIWGNDTVYREKSAKAMAILLHLMRGTPYIYQGEEIGMTNYPFERLSDVNDIESLNYAKEAMANGMSEEAVLDCICRVGRDNARTPMQWSSQKNAGFSTADQTWLPVNPNHQEINVASALADPDSVFYTYQKLIQLRQTQDWLVEADYQLLETSDKVFAYKRQLGRETYLVVVNLSNQEQFFEESLHKAQVIISNTDVQAVVESQQLEPWDAFCVKLDETL is encoded by the coding sequence ATGGAAAAACACTGGTGGCATAAAGCGACAATTTATCAAATTTACCCAAGGTCCTTCATGGATACAAGTGGGAATGGTATTGGTGATTTAAAAGGAATCACAGGTAAGCTGGATTATCTACAGGAGCTAGGGATCACAGCTATTTGGCTGTCTCCAGTTTATCAATCACCAATGGACGATAACGGCTATGATATTTCAGACTATCAGGCCATTGCAGCTATTTTTGGTGATATGGCTGATATGGACGAGCTGCTTGATGAGGCCAAGCAGCGGGGGATCAAAATCATCATGGATTTGGTTGTCAATCACACCTCTGATGAGCACGCTTGGTTTGTGGAGGCAAGAGAAAATCCTGACAGTCCTAAACGAGATTATTACATTTGGCGTGATCAGCCTAATAATCTCATGTCGATCTTTTCTGGCTCTGCTTGGGAATATGATGATGCCTCTGGGCAGTATTATCTGCACATATTCAGTAAAAAACAGCCCGACTTGAATTGGGAAAATGCTGAATTGCGTCAAAGCATTTATGACATGATGAATTTCTGGATTGATAAGGGGATAGGTGGCTTTCGCATGGACGTCATTGACCTGATTGGTAAGATTCCGGATTCTGAAATTACAGGCAATGGCCCAAGGCTGCATGAATACCTCAAGGAGATGAACCAGGCAAGCTTTGGGAATCATGACCTGATGACTGTTGGTGAAACATGGGGCGCTACACCGGAAATTGCTCGTCAGTATTCACGTCCTGAAAATAAGGAGCTGTCAATGGTCTTTCAATTTGAACATATCGGCTTGCAGCATAAGCCAAATGCTTCTAAATGGGATTACGCAGCTGAGTTGAATGTTCCGGCTCTCAAGGAGATTTTTAGCAAGTGGCAGACAGAGCTAAAGCTAGGTGAAGGCTGGAACTCCCTTTTTTGGAACAATCATGACTTGCCTCGTGTCGTCTCCATTTGGGGAAATGATACAGTATATAGAGAGAAGTCTGCCAAGGCAATGGCTATTTTGCTGCATTTAATGCGTGGGACACCTTATATTTATCAGGGTGAAGAGATTGGCATGACCAATTACCCCTTTGAGCGCTTGAGTGATGTGAATGATATTGAATCACTGAATTATGCCAAGGAGGCTATGGCTAATGGCATGTCAGAGGAGGCTGTTCTTGATTGTATTTGTAGGGTGGGTCGAGACAATGCAAGAACACCAATGCAATGGAGCAGTCAAAAGAACGCCGGCTTTTCAACTGCTGATCAGACCTGGCTGCCTGTCAACCCAAATCATCAAGAGATTAATGTGGCTAGTGCTCTAGCTGATCCTGATTCTGTTTTTTACACCTATCAAAAGCTTATTCAGCTGCGTCAGACACAGGATTGGCTGGTGGAGGCAGATTATCAGCTGCTGGAAACATCAGATAAGGTTTTTGCCTATAAGCGTCAGCTTGGTAGAGAGACTTACCTTGTTGTTGTCAATCTGTCTAATCAAGAGCAGTTTTTTGAAGAAAGTCTTCATAAGGCCCAAGTGATTATCAGCAATACCGATGTGCAGGCAGTCGTAGAAAGTCAACAGCTGGAGCCTTGGGACGCCTTTTGTGTTAAGCTTGATGAGACCTTGTAG
- the msmK gene encoding Multiple sugar-binding transport ATP-binding protein msmK, whose amino-acid sequence MVELNLKHIYKKYPNTTHYAVEDFDLDIKDKEFIVFVGPSGCGKSTTLRMIAGLEDISEGELKIDGEVVNDKSPKDRDIAMVFQNYALYPHMTVYDNMAFGLKLRKYKKDDIDRRVKEAAEILGLTEFLERKPADLSGGQRQRVAMGRAIVRDAKVFLMDEPLSNLDAKLRVSMRAEIAKIHRRIGSTTIYVTHDQTEAMTLADRIVIMSATKNPQGNGTIGKIEQVGSPQELYNLPANKFVAGFIGSPAMNFFEVVVKDGQIISEDGLDIAIPEGQAKMLEAAGYKGKKVIFGIRPEDISSNQIVHDTYPNANVTAEVLVSELLGSETMLYVKLGQTEFASRVDARDFHNPGEKVSLTFNVAKGHFFDLETEQAIR is encoded by the coding sequence ATGGTTGAATTAAACTTAAAGCACATCTATAAGAAATACCCAAATACCACACACTATGCTGTTGAGGATTTCGATTTAGACATTAAGGATAAGGAATTTATCGTTTTTGTAGGGCCTTCAGGCTGTGGTAAGTCAACAACGCTTCGTATGATTGCTGGGCTTGAGGATATTTCAGAGGGTGAATTGAAAATTGACGGTGAGGTTGTGAATGACAAATCACCAAAGGACCGCGATATCGCGATGGTTTTCCAAAACTATGCCCTTTACCCGCATATGACCGTTTATGACAACATGGCCTTTGGTCTCAAGCTACGTAAATACAAAAAAGATGATATTGATCGTCGTGTCAAGGAAGCAGCAGAAATCCTTGGCTTGACAGAATTTTTAGAACGTAAGCCAGCAGACCTTTCTGGTGGTCAGCGTCAGCGTGTGGCTATGGGACGTGCTATCGTGCGTGATGCCAAGGTATTCTTGATGGACGAGCCTTTGTCAAACCTAGACGCTAAGCTGCGGGTGTCAATGCGTGCTGAAATTGCGAAAATTCACCGCCGTATCGGCTCAACAACAATCTACGTAACGCACGACCAGACCGAAGCGATGACCTTGGCAGATCGTATCGTTATCATGAGTGCCACTAAAAACCCTCAAGGCAACGGTACAATCGGAAAGATTGAGCAGGTTGGCTCACCACAGGAGCTCTATAACCTACCGGCCAATAAATTTGTTGCAGGCTTTATTGGAAGCCCTGCGATGAACTTCTTTGAGGTGGTTGTCAAGGACGGTCAGATCATCAGTGAGGACGGGCTTGATATTGCTATTCCAGAAGGTCAGGCTAAAATGCTTGAAGCAGCTGGCTATAAGGGCAAGAAGGTTATTTTTGGTATCCGTCCAGAAGATATTTCAAGCAACCAAATCGTGCATGACACCTATCCAAATGCCAATGTCACAGCAGAGGTCTTGGTTTCTGAGCTGCTTGGATCTGAAACCATGCTTTATGTTAAGCTTGGTCAAACAGAGTTTGCTTCACGAGTTGATGCGCGTGACTTCCACAATCCAGGTGAAAAGGTTAGCTTGACCTTCAATGTTGCTAAGGGGCATTTCTTTGATCTAGAAACAGAGCAAGCTATTCGCTAA
- the lrp gene encoding leucine-rich protein — MALKDYFPDMQEGAFPLADQDWISVEVGEQYLHFPKSSLSEREQLLLGLGRQRKEPSKDQKSPWYHYLILGQGEQPEEFQGCQFIYINHQCPLAGDLIELLKGIIEGVEAVLPISQTRTAFLVCHHSRSDLFQLLANLLPTIESDFGLALMIFIGNGWYQVSGNALRDYFKEENAVFTAYLAEHSASRLLTFSEVMLWSLLANSGLPALSKHFSQLLLANKEVMDLVLAMWQEHGNLVQTAQRLYIHRNSLQYKLDKFAQQSGLYLKQLDDLAFAYLFILKH, encoded by the coding sequence ATGGCATTAAAAGACTATTTTCCTGATATGCAAGAGGGTGCATTTCCTCTGGCTGACCAAGATTGGATTAGCGTTGAGGTTGGGGAGCAGTACCTCCATTTCCCCAAATCCAGCTTGTCAGAGCGAGAGCAGCTTTTGCTTGGTTTGGGGCGGCAGCGCAAAGAGCCGTCCAAGGATCAGAAATCTCCTTGGTATCATTATTTGATTCTGGGCCAAGGGGAGCAGCCGGAGGAGTTTCAGGGTTGCCAGTTCATCTATATCAACCATCAATGTCCTTTAGCAGGTGATTTGATTGAGCTTCTAAAGGGGATCATAGAGGGAGTTGAGGCTGTTTTGCCCATTAGCCAGACCAGGACAGCTTTTTTGGTCTGTCACCATAGCCGTTCAGACCTTTTTCAGCTCTTAGCAAATTTATTGCCCACGATTGAGAGCGATTTTGGTTTGGCCTTGATGATTTTTATCGGTAATGGCTGGTATCAGGTGTCAGGAAATGCCTTGAGAGACTATTTTAAGGAAGAAAATGCTGTGTTTACAGCTTATCTTGCTGAGCACTCTGCCAGTCGCTTGCTGACCTTTTCAGAGGTCATGCTCTGGTCACTCTTAGCAAACAGTGGTTTGCCAGCCTTGTCAAAGCATTTTAGTCAGCTGCTTTTAGCCAATAAAGAGGTCATGGATCTGGTGCTCGCCATGTGGCAGGAGCATGGCAACCTGGTACAGACAGCCCAGCGCTTGTATATTCATCGCAATTCGCTGCAATATAAGCTGGATAAGTTTGCTCAGCAGTCAGGTCTCTATTTAAAGCAGCTAGATGACTTGGCCTTTGCTTATCTATTTATACTGAAGCATTAG
- the skc gene encoding streptokinase, with protein sequence MLTSKRLYHLGKTPLEIGTVVIGLFTMTLGAPAVKANHYKVGWAWSSSSRVANHYKYEDTTKPIHSKDYQETTGLYLMVNITGVDNTNHTIVSPHYQDIRLEYGKTYTTNEMIKLVQDVIDPSAESFKVISLKNAKLTKASTAEILSTDHFTTPIKGQYHQKDQTYILTGQVLVEKVSKVALKDIKVTDKAGNPIQDSDAVAVTQHVKFLKKDNGQLVNVDVTDSLGKEGLTGLRYYGSRVSSEELFEAAKKAFETTQAFKDGYQLVKRISTTVTQDPDITHQSHNGEIYSGASERMVYHADRDEDFNYIIDSNRIAQVYNSKYDVNNPISYATHSDSVVETYFISKDINDDYSTTYRSVTIYQQDKQQQLINEYTFKTHEAITTETIDKYLKGLPNTFQAKNGTSYQFTGSLTPISETEFIAVYKDLQK encoded by the coding sequence ATGTTGACTTCAAAAAGACTGTATCACCTTGGGAAAACACCTTTAGAAATAGGAACTGTAGTCATTGGACTATTCACCATGACCTTGGGAGCACCTGCCGTTAAAGCAAACCATTACAAAGTTGGGTGGGCATGGTCAAGCTCTAGTAGGGTAGCAAATCACTATAAATACGAGGACACCACTAAGCCAATCCATTCAAAAGACTATCAAGAAACCACAGGACTGTACCTCATGGTCAATATCACTGGAGTAGATAACACTAATCACACCATCGTATCTCCACATTATCAGGATATTAGACTAGAATATGGCAAAACCTACACCACAAATGAGATGATAAAGCTAGTTCAAGACGTCATAGATCCTTCAGCAGAAAGCTTTAAGGTCATTAGTTTGAAAAATGCCAAATTAACAAAAGCTTCTACAGCTGAAATACTTAGCACAGACCATTTTACGACACCAATCAAAGGACAGTATCATCAAAAAGACCAAACATACATCTTGACGGGTCAGGTCCTTGTGGAAAAAGTTAGCAAGGTAGCTCTCAAGGACATTAAGGTAACAGATAAGGCAGGAAACCCAATCCAAGATTCAGATGCCGTAGCTGTGACACAGCACGTTAAATTCCTCAAAAAAGACAATGGGCAGCTTGTTAATGTTGATGTAACTGACAGCCTTGGTAAAGAAGGACTTACCGGGTTAAGATACTATGGCAGCAGGGTCTCTTCTGAGGAGCTCTTTGAAGCTGCTAAAAAGGCTTTTGAAACCACTCAGGCTTTCAAAGACGGGTATCAGCTCGTCAAGCGAATCAGTACAACAGTCACGCAGGATCCTGATATAACTCATCAAAGCCATAACGGTGAGATTTACAGTGGAGCTAGTGAACGCATGGTCTACCATGCTGATCGCGATGAGGACTTTAACTATATCATAGATTCTAACAGGATAGCTCAAGTATATAATTCAAAGTATGACGTCAACAATCCCATTAGCTATGCGACACATTCAGATTCTGTTGTAGAAACCTATTTTATTTCTAAGGATATTAACGATGACTATAGCACAACCTATCGTTCAGTTACTATTTACCAACAGGACAAACAGCAGCAGCTGATTAACGAATACACCTTTAAAACACACGAAGCAATTACCACTGAGACTATCGACAAATACCTTAAAGGTTTACCTAATACTTTCCAAGCTAAAAATGGTACTTCTTACCAATTCACTGGCAGCTTAACCCCAATTTCTGAGACAGAATTCATCGCAGTCTACAAAGACCTGCAAAAATAA
- the dtd gene encoding D-tyrosyl-tRNA(Tyr) deacylase, whose product MKIVIQRVKEASVSIDGKIAGAIDQGLLLLVGIGPDDQAEDIDYAVRKISHMRIFSDPEGKMNRSIQDIEGSVLSISQFTLYADTKKGNRPAFTGAAKPDRASQLYNSFNAQLEQLVPVQRGVFGADMQVSLINDGPVTIILDTKYR is encoded by the coding sequence ATGAAAATTGTGATTCAGCGCGTCAAGGAAGCCTCAGTGTCGATTGATGGGAAAATAGCTGGCGCTATTGATCAAGGGCTGCTGCTGCTTGTTGGCATAGGTCCAGATGATCAGGCAGAGGATATAGACTATGCAGTGCGTAAAATCAGTCATATGCGGATTTTTTCAGACCCCGAGGGCAAGATGAACCGATCCATTCAGGACATTGAGGGCAGTGTCTTGTCTATCTCGCAGTTTACGCTATATGCTGACACCAAAAAGGGCAACCGACCTGCCTTCACCGGGGCTGCTAAGCCTGACAGGGCCAGCCAGCTTTATAACAGCTTCAACGCTCAGCTAGAGCAGCTTGTACCGGTTCAGCGAGGGGTCTTTGGTGCGGACATGCAGGTTAGTCTGATCAATGATGGCCCAGTTACGATTATCCTAGATACGAAGTATCGATAA
- the relA_2 gene encoding GTP diphosphokinase, producing MVKEINLSGEEVVALAAKYMTDGDVELVQKALDYATAAHFYQVRKSGEPYIVHPIQVAAILADLHLDAVTVVCGFLHDVVEDTDITLEDIEFDFGKDVRDIVDGVTKLGKVEYKSHEEQLAENHRKMLMAMSKDIRVILVKLADRLHNMRTLKHLRKDKQERISRETMEIYAPLAHRLGISRIKWELEDLAFRYLNEIEFYKISHMMREKRREREALVDDIVTKIKAYTTDQGLYGDVYGRPKHIYSVYRKMRDKKKRFDQIFDLIAIRCVMETQSDVYAMVGYIHELWRPMPGRFKDYIAAPKTNGYQSIHTTVYGPKGPIEIQIRTKEMHQVAEYGVAAHWAYKKGIRGKVNQVEQKVGMNWIKELVELQAASNGDAKGFVDSVKEDIFSERIYVFTPTGAVQELPKDSGPIDFAYAVHTQVGEKATGAKVNGRMVPLTAKLKTGDVVEIVTNPNSFGPSRDWIKLVKTNKARNKIRQFFKNQDKELSINKGRELLVSYFQEQGYVANKYLERKRIEEILPKVSVKSEESLYAAVGFGDISPVSVFNKLTERERREEERAKAKAEAEELVKGGEVKHENKEILKVRSENGVIIQGASGLLMRIAKCCNPVPGDVIEGYITKGRGIAIHRADCNNIKSQDGYQERLIEVEWDLEHSSKDYQAEIDIYGLNRIGLLNDVLQILSNATKSISTVNAQPTKDMKFANIHVSFGIPNLAQLTAVVEKVKAVPDVYSVKRTNG from the coding sequence ATGGTTAAAGAAATCAATTTATCAGGAGAGGAAGTAGTTGCCCTTGCTGCCAAGTACATGACAGACGGTGACGTCGAGCTTGTGCAAAAGGCGCTTGATTATGCGACAGCTGCTCATTTTTACCAGGTTAGAAAGTCGGGGGAGCCTTATATTGTGCACCCTATTCAGGTAGCAGCAATCCTAGCAGACCTGCATTTGGACGCTGTGACAGTTGTCTGTGGCTTTTTGCATGATGTGGTAGAGGATACTGATATTACTCTAGAGGACATTGAGTTTGACTTTGGTAAGGACGTTCGTGACATTGTTGATGGGGTCACAAAGCTTGGTAAGGTAGAATACAAGTCTCACGAGGAGCAGCTGGCTGAAAACCACCGCAAAATGCTCATGGCCATGTCAAAGGACATTCGTGTGATTTTGGTCAAGCTAGCCGACCGACTGCACAATATGCGCACCCTCAAGCACCTCCGTAAGGACAAGCAGGAGCGGATTTCTCGTGAAACCATGGAAATCTATGCCCCGCTAGCCCATCGCTTGGGGATCAGTCGGATCAAGTGGGAGCTGGAGGATCTAGCTTTTCGCTACCTCAATGAGATCGAATTCTACAAAATCTCTCATATGATGAGAGAAAAGCGGCGGGAGCGCGAAGCTTTGGTTGATGATATTGTCACTAAGATTAAAGCCTACACCACCGATCAAGGGCTTTATGGTGATGTCTATGGCCGTCCTAAGCACATCTACTCGGTTTACCGGAAAATGCGTGACAAGAAAAAGCGCTTTGATCAGATATTTGACTTGATTGCGATCCGTTGTGTCATGGAGACACAAAGTGATGTTTACGCGATGGTCGGCTATATTCATGAGCTCTGGCGTCCCATGCCTGGCCGCTTCAAGGACTACATTGCAGCGCCTAAGACCAATGGCTATCAGTCGATTCACACGACTGTTTACGGGCCAAAAGGACCGATTGAAATTCAGATTCGGACCAAGGAAATGCATCAGGTCGCTGAGTATGGGGTAGCAGCCCACTGGGCCTACAAAAAAGGTATTCGTGGCAAGGTCAATCAAGTCGAGCAAAAGGTTGGTATGAATTGGATTAAGGAGCTTGTCGAGCTTCAGGCTGCCTCAAATGGCGATGCTAAGGGCTTTGTTGACTCGGTGAAGGAGGACATCTTTTCAGAGCGTATCTATGTGTTCACACCGACAGGAGCAGTGCAGGAATTGCCCAAGGATTCAGGCCCTATAGACTTTGCCTATGCCGTTCACACTCAGGTTGGTGAAAAGGCGACAGGAGCCAAGGTCAATGGCCGCATGGTGCCCTTGACAGCCAAGTTAAAAACCGGTGATGTGGTGGAAATTGTCACCAATCCGAATTCCTTTGGTCCTAGTCGTGACTGGATTAAGCTCGTCAAGACCAATAAGGCTCGTAACAAGATTCGCCAATTCTTTAAAAATCAGGACAAGGAGCTGTCTATCAATAAAGGACGTGAGCTTCTGGTTAGTTATTTTCAAGAGCAGGGCTATGTTGCCAACAAGTACCTTGAGCGTAAGCGTATTGAGGAGATTTTACCAAAGGTCAGTGTTAAAAGCGAGGAGTCTCTCTATGCCGCTGTTGGCTTTGGCGATATTAGCCCAGTCAGTGTCTTTAATAAATTAACCGAAAGAGAAAGGCGTGAGGAGGAGCGTGCCAAGGCTAAGGCTGAAGCTGAGGAGCTGGTTAAGGGCGGTGAGGTCAAGCATGAAAACAAAGAGATTCTCAAGGTCCGCAGTGAAAATGGCGTGATTATCCAAGGGGCGTCTGGGCTTCTCATGCGTATCGCCAAATGCTGCAATCCCGTACCAGGAGATGTGATTGAAGGCTATATTACCAAGGGACGAGGCATTGCTATTCACCGCGCAGACTGTAATAACATCAAGAGTCAGGACGGCTATCAGGAGCGTCTCATTGAGGTTGAGTGGGATTTGGAGCATTCTAGCAAGGATTACCAAGCTGAGATTGATATTTATGGTTTAAATCGTATCGGCCTGCTCAATGATGTCCTGCAAATCCTATCTAACGCCACCAAGAGCATTTCAACTGTCAATGCCCAGCCGACCAAGGACATGAAGTTTGCCAATATTCATGTGAGCTTTGGCATTCCTAATCTGGCTCAGCTGACAGCTGTTGTTGAAAAGGTCAAGGCGGTTCCAGATGTTTACAGCGTCAAACGAACCAACGGATAA
- the fbp_2 gene encoding antiphagocytic cell surface-anchored fibrinogen-and IgG Fc-binding protein SeM translates to MFLRNNKQKFSIRKLSAGAASVLVATSVLGGTTVKANSEVSRTATPRLSRDLKNRLSEIAISRDASSAQKVRNLLKGASVGDLQALLRGLDSARAAYGRDDYYNLLMHLSSMLNDKPDGDRRQLSLASLLVDEIEKRIADGDSYAKLLEAKLAAIKSQQEMLRERDSQLRNLEKEKEQELQKAKDERQALTESFNKTLSRSTKEYNKLKTELAKEKEKAAKMTKELADKLSNAEASRDKAFAVSKDLADKLSSAEASRDKAFAVSKDLADKLAAKTAEAEKLMENVGSLDRLVESAKREMAQKLAEIDQLTADKAKADAELAAANDTIASLQTELEKAKTELAVSERLIESGKREIAELQKQKDASDKALVESQANVAELEKQKAASDAKVAELEKEVEAAKAEVADLKAQLAKKEEELEAVKKEKEALEAKIEELKKAHAEELSKLKEMLEKKDHANADLQAEINRLKQELADRIKSLSQGGRASQTNPGTTTAKAGQLPSTGESANPFFTIAALTVIAGAGMAVVSPKRKEN, encoded by the coding sequence ATGTTTTTGAGAAATAACAAGCAAAAATTTAGCATCAGAAAACTAAGTGCCGGTGCAGCATCAGTATTAGTTGCAACAAGTGTGTTGGGAGGGACAACTGTAAAAGCGAACTCTGAGGTTAGTCGTACGGCGACTCCAAGATTATCGCGTGATTTAAAAAATAGATTAAGCGAGATAGCCATAAGTAGAGATGCCTCATCAGCCCAAAAAGTTCGAAATCTTCTAAAAGGCGCCTCTGTTGGGGATTTACAGGCATTATTGAGAGGTCTTGATTCAGCAAGGGCTGCGTATGGTAGAGATGATTATTACAATTTATTGATGCACCTTTCATCGATGTTAAATGATAAACCTGATGGGGATAGAAGACAATTAAGTTTGGCTTCATTACTTGTAGATGAAATTGAAAAGCGGATTGCTGATGGAGATAGTTATGCAAAACTTCTTGAGGCTAAACTTGCAGCTATTAAATCTCAACAAGAAATGCTTAGAGAAAGAGATTCCCAACTTCGAAATCTAGAGAAGGAAAAAGAACAAGAACTACAAAAAGCTAAAGATGAGCGTCAAGCTCTTACCGAATCATTCAACAAAACTTTATCAAGATCAACAAAAGAGTATAATAAACTAAAAACAGAACTTGCAAAAGAAAAAGAAAAAGCAGCTAAGATGACTAAGGAATTAGCAGATAAGCTAAGCAATGCTGAAGCAAGTCGTGATAAAGCCTTTGCAGTATCAAAAGATTTAGCAGATAAACTAAGTAGTGCTGAAGCAAGTCGTGATAAAGCTTTTGCAGTATCAAAAGATTTAGCAGATAAATTGGCAGCTAAAACAGCAGAAGCTGAAAAGTTAATGGAAAACGTTGGTAGTCTAGACCGCTTGGTAGAGTCTGCAAAACGTGAAATGGCTCAAAAATTAGCAGAAATTGATCAATTAACTGCTGATAAGGCTAAGGCTGATGCAGAGCTTGCAGCTGCAAATGACACCATTGCATCACTTCAAACAGAGCTAGAAAAAGCTAAGACAGAGCTTGCTGTTTCAGAGCGTTTGATTGAATCAGGCAAACGTGAAATTGCTGAGCTACAAAAACAAAAAGATGCTTCTGATAAGGCTTTAGTAGAATCACAAGCTAATGTAGCAGAGCTTGAAAAACAAAAAGCAGCATCAGATGCTAAGGTAGCAGAGCTTGAAAAAGAAGTTGAAGCTGCTAAAGCTGAGGTTGCAGATCTTAAAGCACAATTAGCTAAGAAAGAAGAAGAGCTTGAAGCCGTTAAGAAGGAAAAAGAAGCGCTTGAAGCTAAGATTGAAGAGCTCAAAAAAGCTCATGCTGAGGAACTTTCAAAACTTAAAGAAATGCTTGAGAAGAAAGACCATGCAAATGCAGATCTTCAAGCAGAAATCAATCGCTTGAAGCAAGAGCTAGCTGACAGGATTAAGTCATTGTCACAAGGTGGTCGTGCTTCACAAACAAACCCAGGCACTACAACTGCTAAAGCAGGTCAATTGCCATCTACTGGTGAGTCTGCTAACCCATTCTTCACTATTGCAGCTCTTACTGTCATCGCTGGTGCTGGTATGGCTGTGGTGTCTCCTAAACGCAAAGAAAACTAA